The following are encoded in a window of Solibacillus sp. FSL R7-0668 genomic DNA:
- a CDS encoding UDP-N-acetylglucosamine 1-carboxyvinyltransferase — MDVYKIKGGNRLQGKVTVSGAKNSAVALIPASILAGSSVTIGGIPEISDAWTLKALLEEIGGKVSFENGIMTIDPTKMIAMPLPNGNVKKLRASYYMMGAMLGRFKKAVIGLPGGCFLGPRPIDQHIKGFEALGAKVTNEHGAIYLRADELIGAKIYLDVASVGATINIMLAAVRAKGKTVIENAAKEPEIIDVATLLTNMGANIKGAGTSVIRIEGVDELKGTNHTIIPDRIEAATFMIMAAAIGDGVLVDNVIPLHLEAVTAKLREMGIKIEENEESIYIPKQDNFRAVDVKTLVYPGFPTDIQQPLSVLMTQAEGTSKVTDTIYSARFKHIDELRRMNAKARVEGSTAIIQGPSALEGSTVTATDLRAGAALVLAGLIAKGETEIHDIYHIERGYSELIGKLCALGANIRKESIMVNTNNKA; from the coding sequence ATGGATGTTTATAAAATTAAGGGCGGAAATCGTCTACAAGGTAAAGTAACTGTAAGCGGCGCTAAAAATAGTGCGGTCGCTTTAATTCCTGCATCAATTTTGGCAGGTTCTTCCGTAACGATTGGCGGAATTCCTGAAATTTCTGATGCATGGACGTTAAAAGCATTATTGGAAGAAATTGGCGGTAAAGTGTCGTTCGAAAATGGCATCATGACGATTGATCCAACAAAAATGATTGCAATGCCTTTACCAAATGGCAATGTAAAAAAGCTGCGCGCTTCGTATTATATGATGGGTGCGATGCTAGGCCGTTTTAAAAAGGCCGTAATTGGGTTACCTGGTGGCTGTTTTTTAGGACCGCGACCAATCGATCAGCATATTAAAGGCTTCGAGGCGTTGGGCGCAAAGGTAACAAATGAGCACGGTGCGATTTATTTACGTGCGGATGAATTAATCGGTGCGAAAATTTATTTAGATGTTGCAAGTGTAGGTGCGACAATCAACATTATGTTGGCAGCAGTACGTGCCAAAGGGAAGACGGTTATCGAAAACGCAGCAAAAGAACCAGAAATCATTGATGTAGCCACGCTATTGACGAATATGGGTGCCAATATTAAAGGGGCGGGAACAAGTGTTATTCGTATAGAAGGCGTCGATGAGCTCAAAGGCACGAATCATACGATTATTCCTGACCGTATTGAAGCGGCAACCTTTATGATTATGGCTGCTGCAATTGGCGATGGGGTGTTAGTTGATAATGTTATTCCATTGCATTTAGAGGCAGTAACGGCAAAGCTGCGTGAAATGGGCATTAAAATCGAGGAAAACGAAGAAAGTATTTACATTCCAAAGCAGGATAATTTCCGTGCAGTTGATGTGAAAACGCTTGTTTATCCAGGTTTCCCGACAGACATTCAGCAGCCTTTATCGGTGCTAATGACTCAAGCAGAAGGTACATCAAAAGTGACGGATACCATTTATTCAGCTCGCTTTAAACATATTGACGAATTGCGTCGCATGAATGCAAAAGCGCGAGTAGAAGGCAGTACAGCCATTATTCAAGGTCCGTCCGCTTTAGAAGGCTCGACAGTTACAGCAACTGACCTTAGAGCAGGTGCTGCACTTGTTTTAGCAGGTTTAATTGCAAAGGGTGAAACAGAAATTCACGACATTTATCATATAGAACGTGGTTATAGCGAGCTAATCGGAAAGCTTTGCGCACTTGGGGCAAATATTCGAAAAGAATCAATTATGGTAAATACAAATAATAAGGCGTAA
- a CDS encoding DUF2529 family protein, translating to MSKILTTQLTGLFQRIEQSEEEAIEETARLLAQAAIGQGTVYFATFGEMEAIAIQAAQGVQPFTKFSRYHGSVELSPADRVIIFARQANDAQAIQLAKKLHADFIPFAAVASEMASDDNELSNLAYTYISLKMRGGILPHPTKLGERIVFPHIMAALYIYEAIKMEFDEMVMDDEDEDDFESTSPFA from the coding sequence ATGTCAAAAATATTAACAACTCAATTAACAGGGCTTTTTCAGCGTATCGAGCAATCCGAAGAAGAAGCGATTGAAGAAACAGCACGACTACTTGCTCAAGCTGCTATTGGTCAGGGAACGGTGTACTTTGCTACATTTGGCGAAATGGAAGCTATCGCCATTCAAGCCGCGCAAGGTGTACAGCCTTTTACAAAATTTTCGCGCTATCATGGTTCAGTAGAGCTCTCCCCCGCAGATCGTGTCATTATTTTCGCTCGACAGGCAAATGATGCACAAGCAATCCAATTAGCAAAGAAACTACATGCTGATTTTATTCCATTTGCTGCAGTAGCAAGCGAAATGGCCTCAGATGACAATGAATTAAGCAATTTAGCGTATACGTATATTTCATTAAAAATGCGTGGTGGCATCTTACCACACCCAACAAAGCTTGGCGAGCGCATTGTTTTCCCACATATAATGGCTGCCTTGTACATTTATGAAGCAATCAAAATGGAATTTGATGAAATGGTCATGGATGATGAAGATGAGGACGATTTCGAAAGCACTTCACCATTTGCATAA
- a CDS encoding CTP synthase, which translates to MTKYIFVTGGVVSSLGKGIVAASLGRLLKNRGLEVTIQKFDPYLNIDPGTMSPYQHGEVFVTDDGAEADLDLGHYERFIDINLGKHSTVTSGKVYQSVLNKERRGDYNGGTVQVIPHVTNEIKDRVQRAGRETSADVVITEIGGTVGDFESLSFLEAIRQMRRDLGHENVMYIHCTLMPYIAAAGEMKTKPTQHSVKELRSLGIQPNIIVLRTEQPVPQDMKEKIALFCDVRSSDIIESRDAEHLYEVPLNLHAQGFDQIVLDHFGIKAPQADMEDWKELVHLVKHLEHKTRIALVGKYVELQDAYISVVEALKHAGYVYNSDIEIDWVNAEEITAENADELLGQADGILVPGGFGDRGVEGKIEAIRYAREKDVPFFGICLGMQMATVEFARNVMGLEGAHSTELNKDTKYPIIDFLPEQSESTDLGGTLRLGLYPCKLKEGSVARAAYNGEALVYERHRHRYEFNNEFREAMEAAGMVFSGLSPDGKLVEIIELPEKKFFVAGQFHPELISRPQRPQPLFREFIGAAFTNRK; encoded by the coding sequence ATGACAAAGTATATTTTCGTAACAGGTGGCGTCGTTTCATCACTTGGTAAAGGAATCGTAGCAGCATCTTTAGGACGCTTATTAAAAAATCGTGGATTAGAAGTAACAATCCAAAAGTTTGACCCTTATTTAAACATCGACCCAGGTACGATGAGCCCGTATCAGCACGGGGAAGTTTTCGTAACAGATGATGGGGCAGAGGCAGACTTAGATTTAGGACACTATGAGCGTTTCATCGACATCAATCTTGGGAAACATTCAACAGTAACTTCTGGTAAGGTTTACCAATCTGTATTGAACAAAGAGCGCCGTGGTGATTATAACGGTGGTACAGTCCAAGTAATTCCTCATGTAACAAACGAAATTAAAGACCGCGTGCAACGTGCAGGTCGCGAAACTTCTGCCGATGTCGTGATTACAGAAATCGGTGGTACGGTAGGTGACTTCGAATCACTATCTTTCTTAGAAGCAATTCGTCAAATGCGTCGTGACTTAGGGCATGAAAATGTAATGTATATTCACTGTACGCTAATGCCATATATCGCAGCTGCTGGTGAAATGAAAACAAAGCCAACACAGCACTCTGTCAAAGAGCTACGTTCATTAGGGATTCAACCAAATATTATCGTATTACGTACAGAGCAACCTGTACCACAAGATATGAAAGAAAAAATCGCGTTATTCTGTGATGTTCGTTCATCAGACATTATCGAATCCCGTGATGCAGAGCACCTATATGAAGTTCCATTAAACTTACATGCACAAGGCTTTGATCAAATCGTTCTTGACCACTTCGGCATTAAAGCGCCACAAGCAGATATGGAAGACTGGAAAGAGCTTGTACATCTAGTAAAACATTTAGAGCACAAAACTCGTATCGCCTTAGTTGGGAAATATGTGGAGCTACAAGATGCCTATATCTCAGTAGTAGAGGCGCTTAAACACGCTGGCTATGTGTACAATTCAGATATCGAAATTGACTGGGTAAACGCTGAGGAAATAACAGCAGAAAATGCTGACGAATTACTTGGTCAAGCGGATGGGATTTTAGTACCAGGTGGCTTTGGCGATCGTGGTGTTGAAGGTAAAATCGAAGCGATTCGCTATGCACGTGAAAAGGATGTACCATTCTTCGGTATTTGTTTAGGTATGCAAATGGCTACAGTTGAATTCGCACGTAATGTAATGGGCTTAGAAGGTGCGCATTCTACAGAACTAAACAAAGATACGAAATACCCAATTATTGACTTCTTACCAGAACAATCAGAAAGTACGGATCTTGGTGGAACATTACGTCTTGGTTTATATCCATGTAAATTAAAAGAAGGCTCCGTTGCACGCGCAGCATATAACGGTGAAGCATTAGTGTATGAACGTCACCGCCATCGTTATGAGTTCAATAACGAATTCCGCGAAGCAATGGAAGCGGCAGGTATGGTATTCTCAGGTCTTTCTCCAGATGGCAAATTAGTTGAAATCATTGAGTTACCAGAGAAGAAATTCTTCGTGGCTGGACAATTCCACCCAGAATTAATTTCACGCCCACAACGTCCACAACCTCTATTCCGTGAGTTTATAGGCGCGGCGTTTACTAACCGTAAATAA
- a CDS encoding response regulator, producing MKEILIVDDQPGIRLLLNEVFKKEGFHTHLAANGFDALKIAETVTLDCVLLDMKIPGMDGLEILARLKRKQPNLPVIMMTAYVEQHMIDSATELGVNKYFTKPFNIFEVRDEVGKILAVPEKI from the coding sequence TTGAAGGAAATTTTAATTGTAGATGATCAGCCAGGTATTCGACTGTTGCTGAATGAAGTATTTAAAAAAGAAGGCTTTCACACACATTTAGCGGCAAATGGATTTGATGCATTAAAAATAGCAGAAACAGTCACACTAGATTGTGTATTATTAGATATGAAAATTCCAGGAATGGATGGTCTTGAAATTTTAGCGCGTTTAAAAAGGAAGCAGCCTAATCTGCCCGTTATTATGATGACAGCCTATGTTGAGCAACATATGATTGATAGCGCGACGGAACTGGGTGTAAACAAATATTTTACAAAGCCATTTAATATTTTTGAAGTGCGTGATGAAGTCGGAAAAATATTAGCGGTTCCAGAAAAAATATAA
- a CDS encoding TetR/AcrR family transcriptional regulator produces the protein MTNKDKLHVESSIKDENKIIERRQQIVDAGVKLFKEKGFHRATTRELAKAAGFSIGTLYEYIRTKEDVLFLVCDNIFNEVTKCLSQFPADTGTLTALEEAIRQYYLLIDKMPEEFTIMYQETKSLPKEAMHYILDKEFEMVAIFERMLKGCVEAGSLNLDDNAIYLAANQIVIQGQSWAFRKWALQKRYTIEQYIKLQTTMLLQGILKFG, from the coding sequence ATGACAAACAAAGATAAGCTGCATGTAGAATCGTCAATAAAAGATGAAAACAAAATTATTGAACGACGCCAACAAATTGTAGATGCCGGTGTGAAGCTTTTTAAAGAAAAGGGCTTTCACCGCGCAACAACACGTGAGCTCGCCAAAGCAGCAGGTTTTAGCATTGGTACGTTATACGAGTATATTCGAACGAAGGAAGATGTGCTGTTTTTAGTGTGTGACAATATTTTCAATGAAGTTACGAAATGCTTATCGCAATTTCCAGCTGACACGGGCACGCTTACAGCACTAGAAGAGGCGATTCGTCAATATTATTTACTAATCGACAAAATGCCAGAAGAATTTACGATTATGTATCAGGAAACGAAGTCACTGCCAAAAGAGGCCATGCACTACATTTTAGATAAGGAATTTGAAATGGTTGCCATTTTTGAGCGCATGTTAAAGGGCTGTGTCGAAGCAGGTAGCTTAAATTTGGATGACAACGCGATTTATTTAGCGGCCAACCAAATTGTTATTCAAGGTCAAAGCTGGGCGTTTCGTAAATGGGCATTGCAAAAGCGCTATACAATAGAACAATATATTAAATTACAAACAACAATGTTATTACAAGGCATTTTGAAGTTTGGATAA
- a CDS encoding class II fructose-bisphosphate aldolase: protein MALVSMKEMLIKAKAEGYAVGQFNINNLEWTQAILQAAEEEKSPVILGVSEGAGKYMGGFFTVVKIVEGLMESYKITVPVAIHLDHGSSFEKCKEAIDAGFTSVMIDASHHAFDENVAITKEVVAYAHARNVSVEAELGTVGGEEDGVIGGIMYANPQECKALVEATAIDCLAPALGSVHGPYKGEPNLGFAEMEEISTLTDLPLVLHGGTGIPTKDIQRSISLGTAKINVNTENQIAATKVIREFLDNDKKTYDPRKFLGPAREAIKATVIGKMREFGSSQKA from the coding sequence ATGGCATTAGTTTCAATGAAAGAAATGTTAATAAAAGCAAAGGCAGAAGGTTATGCGGTAGGTCAATTCAATATTAATAATTTAGAATGGACACAAGCAATTTTACAAGCAGCAGAAGAAGAAAAATCACCAGTTATTTTAGGCGTTTCTGAAGGCGCGGGTAAATATATGGGTGGTTTCTTTACAGTTGTGAAAATTGTTGAAGGATTAATGGAATCATACAAAATTACAGTTCCAGTCGCGATTCATTTAGACCATGGATCAAGCTTTGAAAAATGTAAAGAAGCGATTGATGCTGGTTTCACTTCGGTAATGATTGATGCATCTCACCACGCATTTGATGAGAACGTAGCGATTACAAAAGAAGTTGTAGCATATGCACATGCTAGAAATGTATCTGTAGAAGCAGAATTAGGTACAGTTGGTGGGGAAGAAGACGGTGTAATTGGTGGTATTATGTATGCCAATCCACAAGAATGTAAAGCATTAGTAGAAGCAACAGCCATTGATTGTTTAGCTCCTGCACTTGGCTCTGTACATGGTCCATACAAAGGCGAACCAAACTTAGGCTTCGCTGAAATGGAAGAAATCTCGACATTAACAGATTTACCTTTAGTATTACATGGCGGTACTGGTATTCCAACAAAGGATATCCAACGCTCAATTTCTTTAGGTACAGCAAAAATTAACGTAAACACAGAAAATCAAATCGCGGCTACAAAGGTTATCCGTGAATTTTTAGATAACGATAAGAAAACTTACGATCCACGTAAATTCTTAGGCCCAGCTCGTGAAGCGATTAAAGCAACGGTAATCGGTAAAATGCGCGAATTTGGTAGCTCTCAAAAAGCGTAA
- the icmF gene encoding fused isobutyryl-CoA mutase/GTPase IcmF translates to MGKIEVYKPKNHVRFVTASSLFDGHDASINIMRRILQASGVEVIHLGHNRSVEEVVNAAIQEDAQGVGISSYQGGHMEYFKYMYDLLREKGAPHIKIFGGGGGVILPREINELHEYGIAGIFSPEDGRQLGLQGMVNKKIEGADFSTLKGNYSALLEKVTTETPEILANLITAAENGQDDEIEAMLELARKKSKNTPILGITGTGGAGKSSLTDELIRRFLQEFPDKKIAILSVDPTKQKTGGALLGDRIRMNAIFNNRVYMRSLATRGSRTELSNSIGDVLDVVRVAGFDLIVVETSGIGQGDAEITKYTDLSMYVMTSEFGAPTQLEKIDMIDYADLIAINKFERKGSEDALRQVQKQYQRSRELFEESIDTMPVFGTIASQFNDLGTNSLFAALIGKINEKFGFYWQTSYEQFVKTQKQNVVIPTDRRYYLREISEAVRNYHKQAEQQAEFATKWYQLEGTKAQLAPSETALIASLDALMEGVQNELTAESKRILNNWYALKEAYAGDELITKVRDKEIKTILRTESLSGLKIPKVALPNFKDYGDILRWVYKENVPGEFPYTAGVFPFKREGEDPKRQFAGEGTPERTNKRFHYLSKDDDAKRLSTAFDSVTLYGEDPHTRPDIYGKVGESGVSICTLDDMKKLYAGFDLCAPSTSVSMTINGPAPIILAMFMNTAIDQQIQKREQELGRTLTVEEFTETREKTLQVVRGTVQADILKEDQGQNTCIFSTEFALRMMGDIQQYFIDHKVRNYYSVSISGYHIAEAGANPISQLAFTLANGFTYVEYYLSRGMNIDDFAPNLSFFFSNGLDPEYTVIGRVARRIWAVVMRDKYGANERSQKLKYHIQTSGRSLHAQEIDFNDIRTTLQALMALQDNCNSLHTNAYDEAITTPTEESVRRAMAIQMIITKEHGLSKNENPLQGAFIIEELTQLVEQAVLEEFDRINDRGGVLGAMETQYQRGKIQEESMYYEHLKHSGELPIIGVNTYLNPNPPSDEAIDNMEIARASTEEKDLQITNLQSFQARHKATSEAAIEQLKQVAKTNGNIFEQLMETVKVASLGQITNALYEVGGQYRRNM, encoded by the coding sequence ATGGGGAAAATCGAAGTATATAAGCCAAAAAATCACGTTCGTTTTGTTACGGCATCCAGCCTTTTTGATGGGCACGATGCATCCATTAATATTATGCGCCGTATTTTACAAGCAAGTGGCGTGGAAGTCATCCATTTGGGGCATAATCGCTCTGTGGAAGAGGTGGTAAATGCCGCGATTCAAGAAGATGCGCAAGGAGTGGGGATTTCTTCGTATCAAGGTGGGCATATGGAGTACTTCAAATATATGTATGACCTATTACGCGAAAAAGGCGCACCACATATTAAAATTTTCGGCGGTGGTGGGGGTGTTATTTTACCACGCGAAATTAATGAGCTCCATGAATATGGAATTGCGGGCATTTTTTCTCCGGAAGATGGTCGTCAATTAGGATTGCAGGGCATGGTTAATAAAAAAATTGAAGGTGCGGATTTTTCAACATTAAAAGGGAATTACAGTGCGTTGCTCGAAAAGGTAACAACAGAAACACCTGAAATTTTAGCGAATTTAATTACAGCTGCTGAAAATGGTCAGGATGATGAAATTGAAGCCATGTTGGAACTGGCACGTAAAAAGTCGAAAAACACACCGATTCTCGGCATTACCGGAACAGGTGGCGCAGGGAAATCTTCATTAACAGATGAATTGATTCGTCGCTTCCTACAGGAGTTCCCAGATAAGAAAATCGCGATTTTATCAGTCGACCCTACAAAGCAAAAAACAGGTGGGGCCTTACTTGGCGACCGAATTCGTATGAACGCCATCTTTAATAATCGTGTCTATATGCGAAGTTTGGCAACGCGCGGCTCCCGCACAGAATTATCGAATTCGATTGGTGATGTGCTCGATGTCGTGCGTGTTGCAGGATTTGACTTAATCGTTGTTGAAACAAGTGGTATCGGTCAAGGGGACGCAGAAATTACGAAGTACACCGATCTATCTATGTATGTGATGACGAGCGAGTTCGGAGCGCCAACGCAGCTCGAAAAAATCGATATGATTGATTATGCCGACTTAATTGCGATCAATAAATTCGAACGAAAGGGTTCTGAAGATGCGCTAAGACAAGTGCAAAAGCAATACCAGCGTTCGCGTGAGTTATTTGAGGAATCAATCGACACTATGCCGGTGTTTGGCACAATCGCCTCACAATTTAATGATTTAGGAACAAATTCATTATTCGCGGCACTTATTGGCAAAATTAATGAAAAATTTGGCTTTTATTGGCAAACATCATATGAGCAATTTGTAAAAACACAAAAGCAAAACGTCGTCATCCCAACAGATCGTCGCTATTATTTACGTGAAATATCAGAAGCAGTGCGCAATTACCATAAGCAAGCTGAACAGCAAGCTGAATTCGCAACAAAATGGTACCAATTAGAAGGAACAAAAGCACAATTAGCGCCATCTGAAACAGCCTTAATTGCTTCATTGGATGCGTTAATGGAAGGTGTGCAAAATGAATTAACAGCTGAATCCAAACGCATTTTAAACAATTGGTATGCACTAAAAGAGGCCTACGCGGGTGATGAACTTATTACAAAAGTACGCGATAAAGAAATTAAAACAATTTTACGTACGGAATCCTTGTCTGGCTTAAAAATTCCGAAAGTGGCATTGCCGAACTTTAAAGATTACGGAGATATTTTACGCTGGGTCTATAAAGAAAATGTACCAGGCGAGTTTCCGTATACAGCGGGCGTATTCCCATTCAAGCGTGAAGGAGAAGACCCAAAACGTCAATTTGCGGGGGAAGGCACACCGGAGCGAACGAATAAACGCTTCCACTATTTATCAAAGGACGATGATGCGAAGCGACTATCTACAGCATTTGACTCGGTAACTCTATATGGGGAGGACCCACACACAAGACCGGATATTTACGGGAAGGTGGGAGAGTCAGGTGTAAGCATTTGTACATTAGATGATATGAAAAAGCTGTATGCCGGCTTTGATTTATGTGCACCGTCAACATCTGTTTCTATGACGATTAATGGTCCAGCGCCGATTATTTTAGCGATGTTTATGAATACAGCCATCGATCAGCAAATACAAAAACGGGAGCAGGAGCTTGGGCGTACATTAACGGTAGAGGAATTTACTGAAACACGTGAGAAAACACTACAAGTGGTGCGCGGTACAGTGCAGGCAGATATTTTAAAAGAAGACCAAGGCCAAAATACGTGTATCTTTTCAACGGAATTTGCACTGCGTATGATGGGCGATATTCAGCAATATTTCATTGACCATAAAGTACGAAATTATTATTCGGTTTCGATTTCGGGCTACCATATTGCAGAAGCGGGTGCCAATCCAATCTCACAATTAGCATTTACATTGGCAAATGGCTTTACGTACGTGGAATATTACTTGAGTCGTGGCATGAATATCGATGATTTTGCGCCGAATTTAAGTTTCTTCTTCTCAAACGGCTTAGATCCAGAGTACACAGTAATTGGTCGCGTTGCTCGTCGCATTTGGGCAGTGGTGATGCGTGACAAATACGGTGCGAATGAGCGCTCACAAAAGCTGAAGTACCATATCCAAACATCGGGTCGAAGCTTGCACGCACAGGAAATTGATTTTAATGATATTCGTACAACACTACAGGCATTAATGGCATTGCAGGACAACTGTAATTCATTGCATACAAATGCCTATGATGAAGCCATCACAACACCAACAGAGGAATCTGTACGACGTGCCATGGCCATCCAAATGATTATTACAAAGGAGCATGGCTTATCAAAAAATGAAAATCCACTACAAGGGGCGTTCATTATTGAGGAGCTAACGCAATTAGTAGAGCAAGCGGTATTAGAGGAATTCGACCGTATCAATGATCGTGGCGGTGTGTTAGGTGCGATGGAAACGCAATATCAACGCGGTAAAATTCAAGAGGAATCGATGTACTATGAGCATTTGAAGCATTCAGGTGAGCTACCGATTATCGGCGTAAATACGTACTTGAATCCAAATCCACCATCAGATGAAGCGATAGATAATATGGAAATCGCGCGTGCCTCTACAGAAGAAAAGGATTTACAAATTACGAATTTACAAAGCTTCCAGGCACGTCACAAGGCAACGAGTGAAGCGGCTATCGAGCAACTAAAGCAAGTAGCCAAAACAAACGGCAATATTTTTGAGCAGCTAATGGAAACAGTCAAAGTAGCCAGCCTAGGACAAATTACGAATGCCCTTTATGAAGTAGGCGGACAATATCGCCGAAATATGTAG
- the fsa gene encoding fructose-6-phosphate aldolase, which yields MKFFIDTANFEEIKEAYNWGILSGVTTNPSLVAKESGVNFHDRLREIAELVNGSVSGEVISLDAEGMIREGEELAAIHPNITVKLPMTPAGLQACRHFANKGIKTNVTLIFSANQALMAARAGATYVSPFIGRLDDIGQDGSELISTIAEMFAIHGIETEIIAASIRHPQHIQAAALAGAHIATTPFKVLQQLFKHPLTDKGIEGFLADWAKREGK from the coding sequence ATGAAATTTTTTATCGATACAGCGAACTTTGAGGAAATCAAAGAAGCCTATAATTGGGGTATTTTATCAGGTGTAACAACAAACCCATCATTAGTAGCAAAAGAATCAGGCGTTAACTTCCATGATCGTTTACGTGAAATCGCAGAATTAGTAAATGGTTCAGTTTCTGGAGAAGTAATTTCTCTAGACGCGGAAGGTATGATTCGAGAAGGAGAAGAGCTCGCAGCGATTCACCCAAATATTACAGTGAAGTTACCAATGACACCTGCAGGTTTACAAGCTTGCCGTCATTTTGCAAATAAAGGGATTAAAACAAACGTAACATTAATTTTTTCTGCAAACCAAGCATTAATGGCAGCTCGTGCAGGTGCAACTTATGTATCGCCATTTATCGGTCGTTTAGATGATATTGGTCAAGATGGTTCAGAATTAATTTCAACAATTGCGGAAATGTTTGCGATTCACGGTATTGAGACTGAAATTATTGCGGCATCGATTCGTCATCCACAGCATATTCAAGCAGCAGCTTTAGCAGGTGCGCATATTGCAACAACACCATTTAAAGTATTACAACAATTGTTCAAACATCCATTAACAGACAAAGGAATTGAGGGATTTTTAGCGGATTGGGCAAAGCGAGAAGGGAAATAA
- the rpoE gene encoding DNA-directed RNA polymerase subunit delta, whose protein sequence is MHDLNFRGMTDEQLAEESLIDLAYAILEDKKQAMPLNDLLKEIQKLNGISNEDLKSRLVQFYTDLNVEGRFLLNQENGWGLREWYKVETIEEETAPTIKTRKKKAKAVDEEDEDLVELEEEDVLFEEDYDEFVDGEDDAEDDAEEDIDFVEEDIEDIDADIDEELIDEEEDGFIIEDDDEEEVEDEEELEEDLK, encoded by the coding sequence GTGCACGATTTGAACTTTCGTGGTATGACAGATGAACAATTAGCAGAAGAGTCATTAATCGACTTAGCATACGCAATTTTAGAAGATAAAAAACAAGCAATGCCTTTAAATGATTTATTAAAAGAGATTCAAAAATTAAATGGTATTTCAAATGAGGACTTAAAGTCACGTTTAGTACAATTCTACACAGATTTAAACGTAGAAGGTCGTTTCTTATTAAATCAAGAAAATGGCTGGGGCTTACGTGAATGGTACAAAGTAGAAACAATCGAAGAAGAAACAGCACCAACAATCAAAACGCGTAAAAAGAAAGCAAAAGCTGTTGATGAAGAAGATGAGGATTTAGTTGAACTAGAGGAAGAAGATGTATTATTTGAGGAAGACTACGATGAGTTCGTAGACGGCGAAGATGATGCAGAAGACGATGCAGAAGAAGATATTGATTTCGTTGAAGAAGATATTGAAGACATCGATGCAGATATCGACGAAGAATTAATTGACGAAGAAGAGGATGGCTTTATTATCGAAGACGATGATGAAGAGGAAGTAGAGGATGAAGAAGAGTTAGAAGAAGATTTAAAATAA